One Desulfobacterales bacterium DNA segment encodes these proteins:
- a CDS encoding nucleotidyl transferase AbiEii/AbiGii toxin family protein: protein MIKLKSEQIRIASNKDKEYYEEFLYTFQDEIFDIIRSDQFYLGGGTCLSRFYLHHRYSDDIDLFFNGYDFPKENFDISCREIFNRISSKFKIEIQIDGNYFNYAKTTTQKTE, encoded by the coding sequence ATGATAAAATTAAAATCTGAACAAATAAGAATAGCCAGTAACAAAGATAAAGAATACTATGAAGAATTTTTATATACTTTTCAGGATGAGATTTTTGATATTATTCGTTCCGACCAGTTTTATTTAGGCGGCGGAACTTGCTTGTCCCGTTTTTACTTACATCATCGGTATTCAGATGATATTGATTTGTTTTTTAATGGTTATGATTTTCCAAAGGAAAATTTTGATATATCCTGTAGAGAAATATTTAACCGTATTAGCAGTAAATTTAAGATAGAAATTCAAATTGACGGCAATTATTTTAATTATGCAAAAACAACTACACAAAAGACTGAATAA
- a CDS encoding AAA-like domain-containing protein, with protein sequence MRRFSSYGPVDSSENFCIKRAELVQRCTSQMIGNIDKKGHYFTIWAPRQAGKTWIMRKVKEEIELKHSDKFVVGTMSMQGIVIKKDEREETLLNKIPQLIWETFKYEISILKEWEDFKNLFSIQKGIFNRPVLLFIDEFDSLPPAIIDILITLFRDMFLKRDSYLLHGLALIGVRAVLGVESYRGSPFNIQRSLHIPNFTKEEVIDLYQQYQDESGQKIADEVVEKIFEFTRGQPGLVNWFGELLTEKYNHEPDKSIDMNSWKKVCSDAVNIEWNNTILNLIKKARGNYQDYVVDLFSRPDMLFMIDADWCSYLYLNGIIDYKVQTRPSGENEAICIFSSPFVQRRLYNALTIDVIGDRMPIPSLDALDTLADVFENQEINTLALLERYKNYLKRLKAKGINPWKEQPRRADLHLTEAVGHFHIYAWLQSAIGRKCVISPEFPTGNGRVDLHLSCMNKKGLIEVKSFTNASEIKENIMQAAGYAQKTGLNSITIALFVPFDDESILEKLSAHDIIDDIKVNVFAIGWQ encoded by the coding sequence ATGAGAAGATTTAGTTCTTATGGACCTGTAGATTCAAGCGAAAATTTTTGTATTAAACGCGCAGAATTAGTTCAACGATGTACAAGTCAAATGATTGGGAATATAGATAAAAAAGGTCATTACTTTACTATTTGGGCTCCGAGACAGGCAGGAAAAACATGGATAATGCGGAAAGTTAAAGAAGAAATAGAGCTAAAGCATTCTGATAAATTTGTTGTCGGCACTATGTCAATGCAGGGAATTGTTATCAAAAAAGATGAACGAGAAGAAACACTGTTAAACAAAATACCTCAACTAATTTGGGAAACTTTTAAGTATGAAATTTCCATACTAAAAGAATGGGAGGATTTTAAAAATTTATTCTCGATACAAAAAGGAATTTTCAATCGTCCTGTTTTACTTTTTATTGATGAGTTTGATAGCCTTCCTCCAGCAATTATCGATATACTCATTACTCTTTTTCGGGATATGTTTTTAAAAAGAGATTCGTATCTTTTGCATGGACTTGCTTTAATCGGAGTAAGAGCTGTGCTTGGAGTTGAAAGTTATCGCGGTTCTCCATTTAATATTCAACGTTCTTTACATATTCCGAATTTCACAAAAGAAGAAGTTATAGATTTATATCAGCAATATCAAGATGAAAGCGGTCAGAAAATAGCTGATGAAGTTGTAGAAAAAATATTTGAATTTACAAGAGGTCAACCCGGTCTTGTAAACTGGTTCGGCGAGCTTCTTACAGAAAAATATAATCATGAACCTGATAAAAGCATTGATATGAATTCTTGGAAAAAAGTTTGCAGTGATGCTGTTAATATTGAATGGAATAATACAATATTAAATTTAATAAAAAAAGCTCGGGGGAATTATCAGGATTATGTTGTAGATTTATTTTCCAGACCAGATATGCTGTTTATGATTGATGCTGATTGGTGCAGTTATTTATATTTAAACGGAATTATTGATTATAAGGTTCAAACCAGACCGAGTGGAGAAAATGAAGCTATCTGTATTTTTTCATCTCCTTTTGTTCAAAGACGTCTTTATAATGCTTTAACTATTGATGTTATCGGCGATAGAATGCCTATTCCTTCATTAGATGCATTAGATACACTCGCAGATGTTTTTGAAAATCAGGAAATCAATACTTTGGCTTTGCTTGAAAGATATAAAAATTATTTAAAACGCTTAAAAGCTAAAGGAATAAATCCTTGGAAAGAACAGCCAAGACGGGCTGATTTACATTTAACCGAGGCTGTAGGACATTTTCATATTTACGCTTGGCTTCAAAGCGCTATTGGAAGGAAATGCGTTATAAGTCCAGAATTTCCAACAGGTAATGGCAGAGTTGATTTACATTTATCTTGTATGAATAAAAAAGGACTTATAGAAGTAAAAAGCTTTACAAATGCCTCTGAAATTAAAGAAAATATAATGCAAGCGGCTGGATATGCTCAAAAGACAGGCTTAAATAGCATCACTATTGCCCTATTCGTTCCTTTTGATGATGAATCAATTCTTGAAAAACTTTCAGCACATGACATTATAGATGATATAAAAGTAAACGTATTTGCTATTGGATGGCAATAA
- a CDS encoding DEAD/DEAH box helicase, translating to MTQSIDAVHLHKDIIEDYKSFVHSFINIKNESIRKFVELEINQGKFWPEPLIQFNPSFSIGKSAKTLCDEGILAFEMEKIFKGFPFFEHQTEAIIKGSQGIDFIVTSGTGSGKSLIFLSTIFNYLLRNKPSLGIKAIIVYPMNALINSQFEEIGKFKDNYEKETGKQFPITYAKYTGQEKEDEREKIKKSPPDIILTNYMMLELIVTRPHEYNIRTSIYENLKYLVFDELHTYRGRQGSDVALLIRRIKAQTKNKVSCIGTSATMISGASLTEQKEKIAEVASKFFATIFSEHQIVIESLVRCFEYQGIMPSKDDLKKALENLRDNSLESYSNEENLKQSQIAIWLENKIALIEKQGKLIRNTPMKFSEIVNKLEEDSGLNKSVCEQGLKSFLLWLAKINEKKNNKNAYLPYKIHHFISQTGSVYVSLDNDENKIISLEPKISYGDEEIPLYPVVFSRISGYEFICVNKDYNKKILIKREFKEIIEEEENITSGYLIPYSDIWNPDTDTELLPESWGKTDKKGNYKINKDYKNRIPQKIYYDRKGNFSDSNKLKYEGWFMPAKLLFDPTSGVFYDTKTSENTKLTRIGSEARSTSTTILSFSILKYLAQYGLQKEHQKLLSFTDNRQDAALQSGHFNDFIKVIQLRSAIYQALLQNKNLNHSNLSYAILKALSLPQEEYANNQSTFSSVIRENENTFKDLLMYRALDDLKRGWRFNLPNLEQCGLLEIDYKNLKENCQANEDWADIPLLNELSLEDRIEIVYQTLDYFRKSYAISSEEYLTAKAIDEKTKEMKEKLKPPWKLDDNEKIEYPCFLRYETLKHSKIITYTQSIGLQSSYGKYIRYEAKQKGVELKGENYLAFIKAFLELCVNAGWLHKTTAKNSEGKETTLYQLRIDAILWKIGDEKNIVKDAVKNRSYKLIEQKPNLFFQSIYKTNFQDMKLIIGKEHTGQLSTKDRIEREEKFRTGEYSVLFCSPTMELGIDIASLNIVHLRNVPPNPSNYAQRSGRSGRNGQAALIFTNCSAYSPHDMHYFNHTSNMVSGVVLPPRIDLINKELIETHLNALYLSRIGLEELNNSIQDIIENTADLPLKDVIKEKFKISAQAKEEIKRIFKEVVKTIPIKHNELLWLNDEWIEQNINAIPQKFDRALDRWRKLYNVTQKQLSNVSQIIESNLYPKTSETMKDALKNQSQALRQRDLLCNKSDKFNNSLSDFYPYRYLASEGFLPGYNFARLPIRAFIPIGNSGEYISRPRFIALREFGPRNVIYHNGSKYMIEQVFIPEIENTLKKAKISKNSGYIIVEGDSEYNNDMCPFSHISLSDGNNIEFFTNLLEMSETKTRDIERITCLEEERISRGYDIRTYFNMHGKLDAIITAKVKNEKENFLNIRFLPAAKLIQINKKWRATKEEGFLIGTSTGRWKKESQRNEIQKNDIISQEANKVIMLFTSDNADALYIEPIKALNLNYAGIVTLQYALKRAIEHIFQVEPNELGVELMGGGDTPNIFLYEASEGSLGILSQFVENNSVFKNVIEEAIKICRYDDTHYKEKASYNDLLDYYNQRYHDVINRFEIKEALSKLLVSNIEIITNKFGSNYDEQYNKLLKEIDVNSSTERKFLDYLYKNGLRLPDKAQARTKDIYSQPDFFYEPDIHVFCDGKHHDEPEIKKRDNDIRQAIRNNGEQVFVYYYRDKLDDIIAKRNDIFIKVTFYSL from the coding sequence ATGACCCAATCAATTGATGCTGTTCATCTTCATAAAGACATAATTGAAGACTATAAATCATTTGTTCATAGCTTCATTAACATAAAAAATGAAAGTATTAGGAAATTTGTTGAATTAGAAATAAATCAGGGCAAGTTCTGGCCTGAGCCTTTAATTCAATTTAATCCTTCTTTTAGCATAGGAAAATCAGCTAAAACTTTATGCGATGAAGGAATACTTGCTTTTGAAATGGAAAAAATTTTTAAAGGCTTTCCTTTTTTTGAACATCAGACTGAAGCTATTATAAAAGGTAGTCAGGGAATTGATTTTATAGTTACATCAGGCACAGGCTCAGGAAAATCACTGATATTTCTATCTACAATTTTTAATTATTTATTACGCAATAAGCCATCATTAGGCATAAAGGCTATAATAGTCTATCCTATGAATGCTCTTATTAATTCTCAATTTGAAGAAATCGGGAAGTTTAAAGACAATTATGAAAAAGAAACAGGAAAACAATTTCCAATCACTTATGCTAAATATACAGGTCAGGAAAAAGAAGATGAGCGTGAAAAAATAAAAAAATCCCCTCCTGATATTATCCTGACAAATTACATGATGTTGGAATTAATTGTAACAAGACCCCATGAATATAATATTAGAACATCTATTTATGAAAATTTAAAATATCTTGTTTTTGATGAGCTTCATACATATAGAGGAAGACAAGGCTCTGACGTAGCATTATTGATTAGACGAATAAAAGCTCAAACAAAAAATAAAGTTTCGTGCATTGGAACGTCAGCTACAATGATTTCAGGCGCAAGCTTAACCGAACAAAAAGAAAAAATAGCTGAAGTAGCTTCAAAATTCTTTGCGACAATTTTTTCAGAACATCAAATTGTTATAGAATCCCTTGTTAGATGTTTTGAATATCAAGGAATTATGCCCAGCAAAGACGATTTAAAAAAAGCTTTAGAAAACCTTAGAGATAATTCTTTAGAATCCTATAGTAACGAAGAAAATTTAAAACAATCTCAGATAGCTATATGGCTTGAAAATAAAATCGCTTTAATTGAAAAACAAGGAAAACTAATTAGAAATACACCTATGAAGTTTAGCGAAATAGTAAATAAACTTGAAGAAGATTCAGGTTTAAATAAATCTGTTTGCGAACAAGGCTTGAAATCTTTTTTGCTATGGCTCGCTAAAATTAATGAAAAAAAGAATAATAAAAACGCCTATCTTCCTTATAAAATCCATCATTTTATTTCTCAAACAGGCTCAGTTTATGTGTCTTTAGATAATGATGAAAACAAAATTATATCTCTTGAACCAAAAATATCTTACGGAGATGAAGAAATACCTTTATACCCTGTTGTTTTTAGCCGAATTTCAGGCTATGAATTTATCTGTGTTAATAAAGATTATAATAAAAAAATATTAATCAAAAGGGAATTTAAGGAAATTATCGAGGAAGAAGAAAACATAACATCTGGTTATTTAATTCCATACTCGGATATATGGAATCCAGATACAGATACAGAACTGTTACCAGAATCATGGGGCAAAACAGATAAAAAAGGCAATTACAAAATTAATAAAGATTATAAAAATAGAATCCCCCAAAAAATCTATTACGACAGGAAAGGTAATTTTTCGGATAGTAATAAATTGAAATATGAAGGCTGGTTTATGCCTGCAAAACTCTTATTTGACCCAACCAGCGGAGTATTTTATGATACAAAAACAAGCGAAAATACAAAATTAACTCGTATAGGCAGTGAAGCAAGAAGCACATCCACAACTATTTTATCATTTTCAATACTTAAATATTTGGCACAATACGGTTTACAAAAAGAGCATCAAAAGCTGTTGAGCTTTACAGATAATCGTCAAGATGCAGCTCTTCAATCCGGACATTTTAACGATTTTATTAAAGTTATCCAATTACGCTCAGCTATTTATCAGGCTCTTTTACAAAATAAAAATTTAAATCATTCTAATTTAAGTTATGCTATTTTAAAGGCTCTTTCATTACCTCAGGAAGAATACGCAAATAATCAATCAACATTTTCATCAGTTATTCGTGAAAATGAAAATACATTTAAAGATTTATTAATGTATAGAGCTTTAGACGACTTAAAACGAGGCTGGAGATTTAATCTTCCTAATCTTGAACAATGCGGTCTGCTTGAAATTGACTATAAAAATTTAAAAGAAAACTGCCAAGCTAATGAAGATTGGGCAGATATTCCTTTATTGAACGAGCTGTCTTTAGAAGATAGAATTGAAATTGTATATCAAACTCTTGATTATTTTAGAAAATCTTATGCGATATCCAGCGAAGAATATTTAACAGCAAAAGCGATTGATGAAAAAACAAAAGAAATGAAGGAAAAATTAAAACCCCCATGGAAATTAGATGATAATGAAAAAATAGAATATCCATGTTTCCTGCGTTATGAAACACTAAAACATTCAAAAATTATAACTTATACCCAAAGCATAGGATTACAAAGTTCTTATGGAAAATATATTAGATATGAGGCTAAACAAAAAGGAGTTGAATTAAAAGGTGAAAATTATTTAGCCTTTATTAAAGCTTTTTTAGAACTATGCGTTAATGCAGGATGGCTGCATAAAACTACCGCAAAAAATAGCGAAGGAAAAGAAACAACTTTATATCAACTTAGAATTGACGCTATTTTATGGAAAATTGGAGATGAAAAAAATATCGTAAAAGATGCTGTTAAAAACAGATCGTATAAACTAATTGAACAAAAGCCGAATTTATTTTTTCAAAGCATTTATAAAACGAATTTTCAAGACATGAAGCTTATTATCGGCAAAGAACATACAGGACAATTAAGCACTAAAGACAGAATAGAGAGGGAAGAAAAATTCAGAACAGGGGAATACAGCGTGCTGTTTTGTTCTCCAACAATGGAACTCGGTATTGATATTGCCAGCCTTAATATAGTTCATCTAAGAAATGTGCCTCCAAATCCTTCTAATTACGCCCAAAGAAGCGGAAGATCAGGTCGAAACGGGCAGGCTGCTCTTATTTTTACAAACTGCTCAGCTTATTCTCCCCATGATATGCATTATTTTAATCATACTTCAAATATGGTTTCAGGAGTAGTTTTGCCGCCAAGAATTGACCTTATTAATAAAGAACTCATAGAAACCCATTTAAATGCTCTTTATTTATCAAGAATTGGTTTAGAAGAACTTAATAATTCCATACAGGATATAATTGAAAATACAGCCGACCTTCCATTAAAAGATGTAATTAAAGAAAAATTTAAAATATCTGCTCAAGCAAAAGAAGAAATTAAAAGAATTTTTAAAGAAGTTGTTAAAACTATTCCTATAAAACACAATGAATTATTATGGCTTAATGACGAATGGATTGAACAAAACATAAACGCTATCCCACAAAAATTTGATAGAGCTTTAGACAGATGGCGAAAATTATATAATGTTACTCAAAAACAGCTCAGTAATGTATCACAAATAATTGAAAGCAATCTTTATCCGAAAACTTCTGAAACTATGAAAGATGCTTTAAAAAATCAAAGTCAAGCATTAAGACAAAGGGATTTATTGTGCAATAAAAGCGATAAATTTAATAATAGCTTGTCGGATTTTTATCCTTATCGTTATTTAGCATCAGAAGGATTTTTGCCGGGATATAATTTCGCAAGACTTCCTATTAGAGCTTTTATTCCTATTGGGAATTCTGGAGAATATATTTCAAGACCAAGATTTATAGCTTTAAGGGAATTCGGACCGAGAAATGTTATATATCACAATGGAAGCAAATACATGATTGAACAAGTTTTTATACCTGAAATTGAAAATACTTTAAAGAAAGCAAAAATAAGTAAAAATTCAGGATATATTATAGTAGAAGGAGATAGCGAATATAATAATGATATGTGTCCATTTAGCCATATATCCCTTTCAGACGGCAATAACATAGAATTTTTTACTAATTTACTTGAAATGTCTGAAACTAAAACTCGCGATATTGAACGGATTACATGCCTTGAAGAAGAGCGCATATCAAGGGGATACGATATAAGAACATATTTTAATATGCATGGAAAATTAGACGCTATAATTACAGCAAAAGTAAAGAATGAAAAAGAAAATTTTTTAAATATTAGATTTTTGCCAGCCGCTAAATTAATACAAATAAACAAAAAATGGAGAGCAACAAAAGAAGAAGGCTTTTTAATCGGGACAAGCACAGGAAGATGGAAAAAAGAAAGCCAAAGGAATGAAATTCAAAAAAATGATATTATATCGCAGGAAGCAAACAAAGTCATTATGCTATTTACGAGTGATAATGCTGATGCTCTTTATATTGAGCCGATAAAAGCTCTGAATTTAAACTATGCTGGGATTGTTACTTTACAATATGCCTTAAAACGTGCTATTGAGCATATTTTTCAGGTAGAACCAAACGAATTAGGAGTTGAACTTATGGGTGGAGGAGATACTCCGAATATATTTTTATATGAAGCATCAGAAGGTTCTCTTGGAATATTATCTCAATTCGTAGAAAATAATAGTGTTTTTAAAAATGTTATTGAAGAAGCCATTAAAATATGCCGTTACGATGATACGCATTATAAAGAAAAAGCCTCTTATAATGATTTATTGGATTATTATAATCAACGTTATCATGATGTAATAAACAGGTTTGAAATTAAAGAAGCTTTATCTAAATTACTTGTCTCTAATATTGAAATTATTACTAATAAATTCGGCTCAAACTATGATGAACAATACAATAAATTACTTAAAGAAATAGATGTAAATTCTTCTACAGAACGAAAATTTTTAGATTATCTATATAAAAACGGCTTGAGACTTCCTGATAAAGCTCAAGCAAGAACAAAAGACATTTATTCGCAACCAGATTTTTTTTATGAGCCTGACATTCATGTTTTTTGCGATGGAAAACATCATGATGAGCCTGAAATAAAAAAAAGAGATAATGATATTCGTCAAGCGATTCGTAATAACGGCGAACAAGTTTTTGTTTATTATTACCGAGATAAGCTTGACGACATTATAGCAAAAAGAAATGATATTTTTATAAAGGTTACTTTCTATAGTCTTTAA
- a CDS encoding VWA domain-containing protein encodes MAEININNEDISLKRWRLILGGNEADGIGYNLSGIDKGMDQVLEALYDTDRSGGLGSSCPNVNRWLGDIRSYFPKSVVQIMQKDALEKLNLQKMLLEPEMLSSVEPDIHLVATLISLSHVIPQKTKETARQVVRKVVEEIEKKLRNPLIQAVKGSLSRSIKTRRPKPNEINWDKTIKANLKNYLYQQKAIIPEQLIGHGRKRSSLRDIVLCIDQSGSMATSVIYSAIFGAVLTSISAVRTQMIVFDTSVVDLTENLQDPVELLFGTQLGGGTDIARALAYCQEIISSPSKTIFVLITDLFEGGDVKKMLQHTSNLVSSGVNMICLLALSDKGAPCFDERNAAALAGLGVPSFACTPDKFPDLMAAAINKQDIGLWASRNEIVTA; translated from the coding sequence ATGGCTGAAATTAATATAAATAATGAAGATATATCTTTAAAACGTTGGCGGCTTATTTTAGGAGGAAATGAAGCGGATGGAATTGGATATAATTTAAGCGGAATAGATAAAGGTATGGATCAAGTGCTTGAAGCCCTTTATGACACTGATCGTTCAGGAGGGCTTGGAAGCTCATGCCCGAATGTTAACAGATGGCTCGGAGATATTCGATCATACTTTCCTAAATCTGTAGTTCAAATAATGCAAAAAGACGCTTTAGAAAAGCTTAATCTTCAAAAAATGCTACTTGAGCCTGAAATGCTTTCTTCAGTTGAACCAGACATACATTTAGTTGCAACACTTATATCATTAAGCCACGTTATTCCTCAAAAAACAAAAGAAACTGCAAGGCAGGTAGTAAGAAAAGTAGTTGAAGAAATAGAAAAAAAACTTCGTAATCCATTGATTCAAGCTGTAAAAGGAAGTTTATCCCGATCTATTAAAACAAGAAGACCAAAACCTAATGAAATTAATTGGGATAAAACTATAAAAGCTAACCTTAAAAATTATCTTTACCAACAGAAAGCAATAATTCCAGAGCAACTTATCGGACATGGACGTAAACGCTCATCTTTAAGGGATATTGTTCTGTGTATTGACCAAAGCGGCTCTATGGCGACATCTGTAATTTATTCGGCTATATTTGGCGCAGTGCTTACATCAATTTCAGCAGTGAGAACACAAATGATTGTATTTGATACTTCTGTAGTTGATTTAACAGAAAACCTCCAAGACCCTGTTGAATTGCTTTTTGGAACTCAATTAGGAGGAGGAACTGATATTGCACGAGCTCTTGCATATTGCCAAGAAATAATATCTTCTCCAAGTAAGACGATCTTTGTTTTAATCACAGACCTTTTTGAAGGTGGCGATGTGAAAAAAATGCTCCAACATACATCAAATCTTGTATCAAGCGGAGTTAATATGATTTGCCTTCTTGCTTTAAGCGATAAAGGAGCTCCGTGCTTTGATGAACGAAACGCAGCAGCTTTAGCTGGTTTAGGAGTTCCTTCTTTTGCATGCACGCCTGATAAATTTCCAGACCTAATGGCCGCTGCTATAAATAAGCAGGATATAGGGCTTTGGGCTTCTCGTAATGAAATTGTAACAGCTTGA
- a CDS encoding DUF3786 domain-containing protein, producing MQTKETVFEKTYKNYLEQLRSISFESISQKLGVKIKGNTIKIPLYKSDYEVSFEKITSASGEKPTHDICVILSKYILLCPDKPPKNNDWVSFRNFKDSGPLITYFKNDVECTIASYFSEKLDDLKKASNLLGGYPPVLDVKYDFSIQFDALPMIPVIMLYNDRDEEFPAQCSVLFESRAEKYLDAECIAMLGRQLFSRLKISSN from the coding sequence ATGCAAACAAAAGAAACAGTATTTGAAAAAACTTATAAAAATTATCTCGAACAACTTAGAAGTATATCCTTTGAATCAATCTCACAAAAACTTGGAGTAAAAATAAAAGGAAATACCATAAAAATACCATTATATAAAAGCGATTACGAGGTTTCTTTTGAAAAAATTACCAGCGCTTCGGGTGAAAAACCTACTCATGATATATGTGTGATTCTAAGTAAGTATATTTTGCTATGCCCTGATAAACCTCCAAAAAATAATGACTGGGTATCATTTAGAAATTTCAAAGACTCTGGACCTTTAATAACTTATTTCAAAAATGACGTCGAATGTACAATAGCCTCATATTTTTCAGAAAAGCTCGATGATTTAAAAAAAGCGAGTAACCTCTTAGGGGGTTATCCACCAGTTCTTGATGTTAAGTATGATTTTTCCATACAATTTGATGCACTTCCTATGATTCCTGTCATTATGCTTTATAATGACAGAGATGAAGAATTCCCGGCACAATGTTCTGTGTTGTTTGAAAGTAGGGCAGAAAAATACCTGGATGCTGAATGTATAGCTATGCTCGGCAGACAACTGTTTAGCCGTTTAAAAATATCGTCAAATTAA
- a CDS encoding alpha/beta hydrolase, with protein sequence MESIQFKLFVLAMAIGFVILVIKWKRLGIGSWSFDTLKFKYAQNSKFINILGTSVHYRDEGNGPVLILLHGVVSSLHTWDEWVKELSPYYRIIRFDVPGFGLTDPKDTKKFADNYWEDFLDAFVSTLGIDKFYIAGNSLGSFISWNYALKYPEKIKKMVLLDPIAFSQPVPWVLKIAKIPVINFFAKYIVPRFLIEKNILEVYGDKTKVTEKIVDRYYEITMRAGIKKSIIYIFKNIISISLSSDIGSKVKDIKVPVLILWGNDDAWVPVSLLQYWREALPSAHYIVYDGVGHVPMEEVPVQSARDVHQYLSEEID encoded by the coding sequence ATGGAAAGCATTCAATTCAAATTATTTGTTTTAGCAATGGCTATAGGGTTTGTAATACTTGTAATTAAATGGAAGAGATTAGGCATTGGCTCGTGGTCTTTTGATACTTTAAAATTTAAATACGCTCAAAATTCAAAGTTCATAAATATTTTAGGGACATCCGTTCATTATCGAGACGAAGGAAATGGGCCTGTACTTATACTCCTTCATGGTGTAGTATCATCTCTTCATACATGGGATGAATGGGTAAAAGAATTATCTCCTTATTATCGCATAATAAGATTTGATGTACCTGGCTTTGGTTTAACAGATCCCAAAGATACAAAAAAATTTGCCGATAATTACTGGGAAGACTTCCTTGATGCATTTGTTTCCACTCTTGGAATTGATAAATTTTATATTGCCGGCAATTCCCTTGGTTCTTTTATTTCTTGGAATTATGCTTTAAAATATCCAGAAAAAATAAAAAAAATGGTATTGCTTGATCCAATCGCTTTTAGTCAGCCTGTTCCGTGGGTTCTGAAAATAGCAAAAATTCCAGTTATTAATTTTTTTGCAAAATATATTGTACCTCGTTTTTTAATAGAAAAAAATATTCTTGAGGTTTATGGGGATAAAACAAAGGTTACAGAAAAAATTGTTGATAGATATTACGAGATAACTATGAGAGCCGGTATAAAAAAATCTATAATTTATATTTTTAAAAACATAATCTCTATTAGTTTATCAAGCGATATCGGATCAAAAGTAAAAGACATTAAAGTTCCAGTTTTAATACTTTGGGGTAATGATGATGCGTGGGTTCCAGTTAGCCTTCTGCAGTATTGGAGGGAAGCCCTTCCGTCAGCTCACTATATTGTTTATGATGGAGTAGGTCATGTTCCTATGGAAGAAGTTCCTGTTCAATCAGCAAGGGATGTTCATCAATATTTATCAGAAGAAATTGATTAA
- a CDS encoding TraB/GumN family protein, with translation MKKFIMMILCLFLLTTTIYAESSVWQLKSDNSKFYIAGSFHALKKSDYPLPTEFETAYKNSEQLVFETYINEISKMETQSILMSKALYNGDETLAKQLSKKAYESLKKYCDTRGFPVENFAKFKPWMVAMALATLEMQKNGINFSDGMDLYFNNKANQDGKPSLGLVSVKEHIDIISSFGDELNDFIIENFIKEMDELVKFIEDLKIAWKTGNEEQIDKYVSGRLREEYPKLYKLIISDRNQKWLGTVENFIKTGKNTMVIVGAGHLVGQDSLIKLLAQKGYKFEKLK, from the coding sequence ATGAAAAAATTTATAATGATGATTTTATGTTTATTTTTATTAACAACAACTATTTATGCAGAATCAAGCGTATGGCAATTAAAATCTGATAATTCAAAGTTCTATATTGCTGGTTCTTTCCATGCCTTAAAAAAATCGGATTACCCTTTACCGACTGAATTTGAAACAGCTTATAAAAATTCAGAACAGCTTGTTTTTGAAACTTACATAAATGAAATTTCAAAAATGGAAACTCAAAGCATTCTTATGTCGAAAGCTCTTTATAATGGAGATGAAACTCTTGCTAAACAACTTTCTAAAAAAGCTTATGAGTCTTTAAAAAAATACTGTGATACGCGGGGATTTCCAGTTGAAAATTTCGCAAAATTTAAGCCATGGATGGTTGCAATGGCTTTAGCTACATTAGAAATGCAAAAAAACGGAATAAATTTTTCTGATGGAATGGATTTATATTTCAATAATAAAGCTAATCAGGATGGCAAGCCTTCTTTAGGCCTTGTTTCAGTAAAGGAACATATCGACATAATATCTTCGTTTGGAGATGAACTAAATGATTTTATTATAGAAAATTTTATTAAAGAAATGGATGAATTAGTAAAATTTATAGAGGATTTAAAAATTGCATGGAAAACTGGTAATGAAGAACAAATAGATAAATATGTTTCTGGAAGGTTGAGAGAAGAATATCCGAAGCTTTATAAATTAATAATATCTGATAGAAATCAAAAATGGCTTGGAACTGTTGAAAATTTTATAAAGACTGGTAAAAACACTATGGTCATAGTGGGAGCTGGGCATCTTGTTGGTCAGGACAGTTTAATAAAATTATTAGCTCAAAAAGGCTATAAATTTGAAAAACTTAAATAA